The segment ATTGCTTTTACTAATTCATTTAATTCTAAGATTGTCATTTCCTTTAGGGAAGCGATTAGTTCTTCTGATGTTAATTTTGCCATCTTAATATTTCCTCCTATTTAATTAAGCTTCTGTAGCTTCTTCTTTTACTTCTTCTACAACAGGTGCTTCTTCAGCAACTGCTGCTGCTTCTTCAACAACTTCTCCGCCCTCTGCACGTTGTTCAGCAACTTGTGATACAGCGTAAGCAAAGCTTCGAATTGGGGATTGGAACATTCCAGCCAACATAGCAATCATGCCATCGTGGTTTGGTAATGCTGAGAGTTCTTTGATTTCTTCTTGGTCTACTAAGTTACCGTCAACGATACCAGCTTTAAGGATTAACTTTTTGTTCTTCTTAGCGAAGTTAGCTAATACTCGAGCAGGTGCAACAGCATCTTCTCCAAACGCAACACCGTTAGGTCCTGTTAATTCGGATTTTAAACCTTCAAAGTCTGTGCCTTCGACAGCACGTTGGAACATTGAATTTTTATAAACTTTAAATTCAACGTTTTCTGCACGAAGTTGACGACGTAGTTCAGTCATTTGATCTACGGTTAGTCCACGGTACTCAACAACAACTGTTGATCCGGCATTCTTTACTTTTTCTTGAATCTCTGCAACAACAGCTTTTTTATTTTCTAAAATTTCTGTACGCAAATGATTCACCTCCATTCGATCTCGGAAATCAAATTAAACCAAAAAAATAAACCCATCCAAAAGACAGGTTCAAAAGTTTTATACTTTCACCTCGGTAACATTATTAAGGTTGCCCCGTTACTGTCTTTGGTTAATTGATAACATAGATATTCTACCAACTTTATTCAGAAAGTCAAGATTTTTATTATTCCAATGTTAAATATTTCCAACAAATAGCCCCTGCTATCCTTCATGACTGTTTAGATTCATGATTGAATAATTATTTAAAGGCATGCATGTACAAAGCGCCCCATCTTTTTGATGTAAAACAAGCGGACACATGACGTATCCGCTTATCACATTTTAACTATAACTCTGACTTCAATTCTGACTTCATTAAAAGGGCTTTCTTTCGTAAAAAAAGAACCAGTTCATTGATAAGTTTTATTTTGTTTTCTTCATCCAACTCTCGAATATTTAAACCGACTTCATGATGCGTCCCACATAAATTTAGCACATGATAAAACGCTAAATGTAAGCTCCATTCATCAAAATCTTGCATGTGTTTCGGTTTTTGACAGAGAAGACACTCCACAGAAATATTCAGTTCCTCGCAAATCTTTACAAGATTTGAAGTATCTGGATTCGAAACCCCCACTTCCCACTTTGCGACTGCTTGTTGAGAATAATTTACACGTTTCGCCAGCTCACGCTGCGTTAATTTTCGTTTTAAACGTATTTTCTTTAGATTAGAGTCTAACATCGTGCTCACCCCTCAAATTGATTATAATCGACAAGTTTTGAAAAAAATATATCATTCATTGACTATATTCTTAAGTAATCTTAATTTTTCGCGGTCAATTCAAATCAAGTACTATGGATGACATTTAGAATTTGATATGATGATGGTACGAGGTATCTTATG is part of the Erysipelothrix piscisicarius genome and harbors:
- the rplJ gene encoding 50S ribosomal protein L10, giving the protein MRTEILENKKAVVAEIQEKVKNAGSTVVVEYRGLTVDQMTELRRQLRAENVEFKVYKNSMFQRAVEGTDFEGLKSELTGPNGVAFGEDAVAPARVLANFAKKNKKLILKAGIVDGNLVDQEEIKELSALPNHDGMIAMLAGMFQSPIRSFAYAVSQVAEQRAEGGEVVEEAAAVAEEAPVVEEVKEEATEA
- a CDS encoding helix-turn-helix domain-containing protein, encoding MLDSNLKKIRLKRKLTQRELAKRVNYSQQAVAKWEVGVSNPDTSNLVKICEELNISVECLLCQKPKHMQDFDEWSLHLAFYHVLNLCGTHHEVGLNIRELDEENKIKLINELVLFLRKKALLMKSELKSEL